The window ATAATACCTATAATGTAAATAATAGTactgataatgataatcatattgctaataataataataataataacaacaacaataataatattaattataatagtgataacaataataataataataataatactaataatactaatactactactactactactactactactactaataataataataataataataataataatgttaatgctaatactactactactactaataataataaccctaataataataataatgaaggaaaaaaaattcataaaGAAGGGCTATTATGGGTTTACACTGGcctattaaataaaaaacaacaacaacaacatccACAGCAACAATCCTTCCATGATAATCATGCTACTGGCAATACTGCTAATAAAGATTCCAGTTTTATAAATACCTCTGGCGGTGTGGACACAAATGAACATGCATCTGCCAGCAATAATATATCATCTCCAATAGTAGCGTCAGTTAATCCTTCTTTAACTGGTTGGCATAAACAATGGGTTGTTTTATCTGACAATAAGTTGAGCGAGTTTTCAGATTGGAAATCAAAAGGTGAAATATTAACCAGAGCAGCGTTGGATGTTTCATTTAGttgcattaaaaaattagataaaAAGGCAAATGGGtttgaaattattacaCCTAAGGGCGAATCTAGGCTGTATCAAgctgaaaataataatgatatggAAAATTGGATAAAAGCTTTGAATGTAGCTATTGGTTTGGAACATGAAAAGagtaaagaaaaacaaagttTTGACGCCATCAATCAAAGTAATAATGTATTAAATGACAGTGCTGGtggtaaaattaaaaatggtatTGTTGCTGCTACCCATGCGAATAGCAATACTACcactaatactaataacaatcTCCCACCTCATCAAAACGaactaaaattaaaaaatgatacaGTGGATCTTAGTCCATTAGAACTTGTTTATTCTATAAATGACTCGAATAGGACTTGTTGTGATTGTGGTTCACAAGATCAAGTAGATTGGATATCAATTAATTTACTAAACGTTCTTTGTATTAATTGTTCGGGAGTGCACAGATCTTTGGGTACTCacatatcaaaaataagatCATTGAAATTGGATACCTTTAACTCGAAAGAAATGTGGGAATTGTTTAATTATGtttcaaacaaaaattgtaaCAGTATATATGAGGCAACTTTAGATCCCAAGTTAAAAGCCAAGTGGTTTAAAGATCCAAGTAATGTTACCCAGCTGGATAGAAATAATTTCATTAGAAGTAAATATGTTGACAAGAAATTTGTCTATTTTAAAGAGCCGCGTATCAATTCTGCCAGCACAAATGATgatagaaaaaaacttCAAAATTCTTTAGTTAAGAGCATTCATGTCAATAGTATCTATATGATTCAGCAATTAGTTGGTGAAGGTGTTGATTTAAACTTTGACAGCCTATCTATATTAGTCTATTCGTTGAAACATttcatttataaaaatgagCAACCCGTTTTTTACATCACCgagtttttaatattaaatggGCTAAAAGTGGAAAAAATACCTAGCACTATCCAATTAACTACAGCACAGCGTAACTATTGGATTAAtcaattggaaaatatgGGTGTGCTAATGAATGATAATcgtgataataataactcATTTAGTTTAAATTCTAATGACAGCGTTAACAGAAGCCACACGTTTGCCAATCATAGccaaaaatcaaaaactcataatttatcaaatattaataactcAAGTCATAATAATCCCAatactaacaataatatacCAAGAAGACGAACTTTGGCCTATAATTCTACGaataaaactaataaaGATCATGCTTATGCTGGTAACACCTCATTGTCACCAATAGGTTCGCCTACTTCATCTGGTGGGTTAGCTTTCCCTAAGAATTTAAAGTTCCCCAAACTTGGaagcaataataaataatggttaattattattaatcaagaaatatacatataaaatattgctttataaaaataagtatataaatgttgttcaaacaataaaaaagcatgtaattttaaattcagCTTTCCTTATtataaaatcttttgtttattcAAACATGGTACTCATATATACTATATTATCAGGTAGAATCTTATATTTTCACTTTAATttgctaataatatttataggTATATTTGTCttataaaatttcaataatttagaATGCATATactattttgttattttttttttggcatAACTCGCGTATGTTTTATAttccacaaaaaaaaaaaaagaaaaaaattcaaactTCATTTGCTGTCATTACaagaataattttttttttttcaaaacttgcACTGACACAAtgctcaaaaaaaaaaaaaaaaaaaaaaaaaaggaaaacaaagaaaatctatattaaaaactaGCCAGTGATAAAActaagtaaaataaaaagggaaaCAAAAAGTGtttgtaatattttgttaCTTTACAAGTTGTTTCATTTGTtcatcattaaaaaatatatataataaaatttaatataaataacaataacaatactagtgataataataacaacaacaatagtaataaaacaGGCTACACATTcgttatctttattattactgaactaatatataaatcagAACAGTATCAACATTATAGGCACTTTAGAGGTTtcaacttaaaaaaaaaaaaaaaaattagtcattagaatttttttttttttttttttttctttttttttaaatttatcttCTCTATTATGTCCGCAATCGGGATGATAAAAAGTTGCACTAACCAACTAAAATCTATCGGTGAGAATAATAATCCACAAAACCATATAAGTGAAACTAAAGATGCCGTTATCATGGGTAAAGTACCAGTACCTGCCCAGTTAACAACAAGTCCTAATTATATGCACAATCCCGTAGATTTTTCCatattcaaaaacaaaaccatttcaactacaaaaaatagaaatcaACCACTCCCTTCGGAGATAATCAACgaaattattcaaaacttgattgaaaataatacagaCCTGTGTAATATTTATAGAATTAAAGAATGTGTCGGTAAAGGTAATTTTGGTGATGTTTATAGAGCTTCTTTAAGAACAGAAAATTGTACCGCAACTCTTAACTTTAATAATggaaaaacttttaataagGCAGCTTTAACAGCAAAAACTCACAATTATGAACCTGAAAGTTATGCGACACAAAATAGTTTAAACAATACTAAGGAGTACACTTTTGAATCAGTAAACGAGACGGCACAGAAAAACATAACTGTTATTCCAAAAAATGTTGATGTTGCAATTAAAATAGTTGATTTGGAAGAAAGCGAAGATGAAATCGAACTATTAGCTCAGgagatttattttctagGTAGCTTAAAAAATAAGCATATTGTGTCatattttcaaactttattaaatgatGTCAAAATGTGGATAGTAATGGAATATTGCGGGGGTGGTTCCTGTGCAGATTTGCTAAAATATCTACCTTCAAACTTAACAGAGGAAAAAGTTTCCTGTATTATTAAACAGACCCTATTAGGGTTGGAATATCTACATGcacagaaaaaaatacacaGAGACATTAAAGCTGccaatattttattggCTGAAGACGGAACAGTCAAATTAGGGGATTTCGGTGTAAGTGGTGAACTAATGAATACCATTAAAAGGAGAACTTTTGTTGGCACCCCTTTTTGGATGGCTCCAGAGATAATTACATGTAATAATAGATTTATAGATCAATTGGAGGAAAATGGTAATGGTGAAAGTGGTAAAGACAGTACCACTGATGctgatgataaaaataatcttgGTTACAATGAGAAAGCTGATATATGGTCATTGGGTATAACGGTAATTGAATTATTAAGCAAACACCCTCCATTTTCAGAGGAAGatccattaaaaatattaacttTAATTCCAGACCGCGAACCACCTGTCCTACAGGACTCTGCTAGCATGAAATTTTCTCTGTATGCCAAGGAATTTGTTTCATTATGTTTACGGAAAGATCCAAGAAAAAGACCCTCTGCTTCtcaattattaaaacataaGTTTAtcacaaaattaaataaaaaaaataatgtcaGTCTAGTAGAAGAAATTGAATacgttaaaaaaatcaaacaaaACCAGGCCCACAGAAAAGAGCccaaatttaatttaaacgATAAAGTTTACAAAAcaggtaaaaaaaagggactCGTTACTTGGAAGTTTGACGTTGATTCATTGAAAAGAGATCGTGTTTTTGCTGGTGTTAGTAACATCAATAGTCccaatgataaaaataatgacacTGCAAAAATGCGCAGTGATTCCATATCACCATATCGTggtgaagaagaaaataaaactcCTCGAACACATGAAGAATCACCAGCAAGCTTTAACGCTAAAAAGtataatttacaaaaaaagggtGTTTCTTCAACGATTCCAGTTCAAATGGATCAAGAACAGCAAccacaaaagaaaaaacaagaagtaaattattataaggATATTATCGAATGCAGCTTCAAAAGATTAAATGAAAGAGCACGTTACCAACAAACAAAGAAAGTCgttgaaaatttaaattcttGTTTCAAGTCTGCGGAACATGAACAACCTGGGCTAAGTGAAGCTTTGATTGAAGAAATTATGTTATGTatggaaaatatataataaaaatatgtagATGAAATAAGTGCATGTAAATCAACAAATCCCAAGTATTTTATCCTCTTATTGGcgctttcatttttttttttttttttttttttttttttttttaatcttctAGACCTGACATCATTTTTGTGTcatcattttattattttgtttttgtcacaagttttattataattttcatatatatatatatgtgtgtgtgtgtgtacAAATGTTGTAACTTATTAATATCTTATTAAcaatatcttttaatatttaaagttttaaaaccaaaagaacaaaaaaaaaattaattataacATAAAGAAGCAAACAAGTAATAGAAAGCAACATTcataaaaggaaaagaacaaataaaaaaaaaaaaacaatcttggcaaaaaagaaaaactaaaCTAACTCTAACTCTAAATTTCAGATatgaaaagtttaaaattatttacacTAAACTTATTGGCATGCATATTTGTTAATGAAGCCTCTATTTTATCAGATATATCTAATACTAACACTTCAGTGAAGACCAATTCCAACGTTAAGTGTAATACAGGTCAAAAAGTATACAATATCGATGAACGAGGTTTATCATTTAAAGCAACTGCAGATGATATTAAAGACTTGATGGACAAAATTTCCATTTCCaacaataaagaaaaaaaaaacagttttAGTAACACTAGCAACAATGCCGTAtccaatgaaaaaaaacttagtGGTAAAAATTACACTAAAGAAGGAACGGAGATcgcaaaaaagaaacaaaccAATAACTacaaggaagaagaagaagtaaaaaaaaaaaagaagagccTAAAAATAAGACGCAAGATTATGAAAAACCAAGTGTCATTCCGGAGGCATGTACTAAGGATTATTACAATGTTgaaaatttacaaaatttaaatgatttacAGTCACAGTGCAGTATCTTGAAAGGTTCATTAATCATAGATGACTTCCCTGATCATATTGTGGATTTAGGGgccattaaaaatattgaaggCGATTTTATTGTTCGTAACTCTCCAAATGTGGTACGTATAGATGCACCACAATTGAATAATATAGGACACAAGTttgaaataaatgaattaaCATCTTTAACTTCAATCTATATGGACGCTTTGGAACATGTTGACGTTTTGGAATGGAAAGTTGTACCCATCTTAAGTACTGTAAGTTTTGACACTgggttaaaaaaaataaaagaaatcatTATCTCTGACACATCATTGGTTGATTTTGatatattcaaaaatattgaagaCTTGGCGGTTCTAAacattaataacaacagaTATATGGAAAGTATTGATTCAAATGCGAAAACTATTAGTCGGCAATTGAGTATTTCCGCAAACGCTAGAGATTTGGTTGTATCCTTCCCGCAAATAGAATGGGCCAACAATATTACAATAAGAGATGTTGTTAGTGCCGATTTGCCTACTTTGGAGTTTGTAAACAATTCTGCAGAATTTAtcgataatttttttaccgAGTTGAAATTGCCCAACGTAAAGTCTATTGGGGGAACATTGGGAATAATCGaaaattatcatttaaaaaatgttgaTTTGGAAGAAGTATCTGATATTTTTGGAGGGTTGATGATCACCAATAATAGTGAAATTGAAACAATTAATTTTCTACCAAACTTACAACATATTGGTGGTGCTATCCAATTTGATGGTAAATTTAAAGACACAAACTTTCCAAAATTGAAGTTAGTTAAGGGTAGCGTATTCATTAATACAAACTCTAACAACATGAATTGTAACAAATGGACAGCACCAGAAAACGGCTTATCTATCATAAGGGGTggtaaaattatttgtatttctGGTAGAAAACAAAGTACAGTAAGGTTGAGCGAAGATGGTCAAATTCTAAACAAAGATGAAAGTGACGTTGCTGAAGAAACacaaattaaagaaaatagtgGGAATATGGGtattttaaacaataaaattagTATTTCATGGGTTATAGGATTTGCCATTATTGCAGTATTGTTAACAATTCCATATTAAGTTACCATAGATGGGGGGGGGGGACGAGGGGGGGGAAACGGATATATAAAAGGTCAACTGTAATCCTTTCaactaaatatttttatagatTTACATAGCtcaatagaaaataaaataaaataaaataaaataaaaaaaaaacttgatattaaaaacatgATCGTAGGACAAATAcattaaaaatggaaaaaaaagaaaacaaattagCGCCGCCTGGTTTCGATCCAGGGACATCAGGGTTATGAGCCCTGCGCGCTTCCACTGCGCCACGGCGCTCTAATTGTTGAGTTTTGTGCAGATGCTACTCACTACTATgtataaattattacatGGTTGattttacttatttattctaaataataataataattattgttattaaagtattttttagtatattattgattatatttacaatgttattttccaaatgCGTGGAAAAACgcttcttttctctttctggACCGACGAAACCCACCGGATTTAATTCTAAGTTGATTTTTCTCTGTTGGATTTCTTATAACCATAAATTCAAACATATTCAATAATCAATCTTCTTTTGTAAACATgtacaaaattaaagatataaaccatataacaataagaaatattaaattcttttttttttctttttggttTAGATTTCCCATCTAA is drawn from Saccharomycodes ludwigii strain NBRC 1722 chromosome V, whole genome shotgun sequence and contains these coding sequences:
- the AGE1 gene encoding GTPase-activating protein AGE1 (similar to Saccharomyces cerevisiae YDR524C | AGE1 | Arf Gap with Effector function(s)), encoding MGSQLSIFTNDSDTGSTSTSSFIYNTEYIAKITNNKVKLPANLRSIFYDNRWIPLIMISDEGPGGKKNDREERDQGRTGSNTGNTSKKTDTEYILYLNQGYTNGNFPLEYKFVNMEQNDKLLDLRIKKFKPTQNNTNNNELLKYSISFDNITSTGCYRLVLRLNKNVVLLDIPIYIECINTSTPAPTIINPVLKFESLLQDGPIFRTQIKNTENFITTGILKSNYKSILEKSTKIIENLNSTISEFQNLSTLFYDLATKILPEMCGGKLTFLIPIYESISKYIHSIMLPDLSTIQQNTQKAINIPLSRYLQTKILDHKKLQSKRKNYQDSIKDYYSYIGKTLSSSDNKKSFLKKLQFENSRLDYFQTLSNLLLGSEARELGYQLNSFVPNSNLNAFKFDQDFTEYNKLVLAYKRKLTTATTFADFDKILVPNSSRITYDNIGTCANTDAYNDSYNDNDNNVYNESLKMRSTSAITNTFTANSNGISSTLTNNSTSSSSSVSHNTYNVNNSTDNDNHIANNNNNNNNNNNNINYNSDNNNNNNNNTNNTNTTTTTTTTTTNNNNNNNNNNVNANTTTTTNNNNPNNNNNEGKKIHKEGLLWVYTGLLNKKQQQQHPQQQSFHDNHATGNTANKDSSFINTSGGVDTNEHASASNNISSPIVASVNPSLTGWHKQWVVLSDNKLSEFSDWKSKGEILTRAALDVSFSCIKKLDKKANGFEIITPKGESRLYQAENNNDMENWIKALNVAIGLEHEKSKEKQSFDAINQSNNVLNDSAGGKIKNGIVAATHANSNTTTNTNNNLPPHQNELKLKNDTVDLSPLELVYSINDSNRTCCDCGSQDQVDWISINLLNVLCINCSGVHRSLGTHISKIRSLKLDTFNSKEMWELFNYVSNKNCNSIYEATLDPKLKAKWFKDPSNVTQLDRNNFIRSKYVDKKFVYFKEPRINSASTNDDRKKLQNSLVKSIHVNSIYMIQQLVGEGVDLNFDSLSILVYSLKHFIYKNEQPVFYITEFLILNGLKVEKIPSTIQLTTAQRNYWINQLENMGVLMNDNRDNNNSFSLNSNDSVNRSHTFANHSQKSKTHNLSNINNSSHNNPNTNNNIPRRRTLAYNSTNKTNKDHAYAGNTSLSPIGSPTSSGGLAFPKNLKFPKLGSNNK
- the SPS1 gene encoding putative serine/threonine protein kinase SPS1 (similar to Saccharomyces cerevisiae YDR523C | SPS1 | SPorulation Specific), which translates into the protein MSAIGMIKSCTNQLKSIGENNNPQNHISETKDAVIMGKVPVPAQLTTSPNYMHNPVDFSIFKNKTISTTKNRNQPLPSEIINEIIQNLIENNTDLCNIYRIKECVGKGNFGDVYRASLRTENCTATLNFNNGKTFNKAALTAKTHNYEPESYATQNSLNNTKEYTFESVNETAQKNITVIPKNVDVAIKIVDLEESEDEIELLAQEIYFLGSLKNKHIVSYFQTLLNDVKMWIVMEYCGGGSCADLLKYLPSNLTEEKVSCIIKQTLLGLEYLHAQKKIHRDIKAANILLAEDGTVKLGDFGVSGELMNTIKRRTFVGTPFWMAPEIITCNNRFIDQLEENGNGESGKDSTTDADDKNNLGYNEKADIWSLGITVIELLSKHPPFSEEDPLKILTLIPDREPPVLQDSASMKFSLYAKEFVSLCLRKDPRKRPSASQLLKHKFITKLNKKNNVSLVEEIEYVKKIKQNQAHRKEPKFNLNDKVYKTGKKKGLVTWKFDVDSLKRDRVFAGVSNINSPNDKNNDTAKMRSDSISPYRGEEENKTPRTHEESPASFNAKKYNLQKKGVSSTIPVQMDQEQQPQKKKQEVNYYKDIIECSFKRLNERARYQQTKKVVENLNSCFKSAEHEQPGLSEALIEEIMLCMENI
- a CDS encoding uncharacterized protein (similar to Saccharomyces cerevisiae YCL048W | SPS22 | SPorulation Specific 2 too (2) (paralog of YDR522C | SPS2)), giving the protein MDALEHVDVLEWKVVPILSTVSFDTGLKKIKEIIISDTSLVDFDIFKNIEDLAVLNINNNRYMESIDSNAKTISRQLSISANARDLVVSFPQIEWANNITIRDVVSADLPTLEFVNNSAEFIDNFFTELKLPNVKSIGGTLGIIENYHLKNVDLEEVSDIFGGLMITNNSEIETINFLPNLQHIGGAIQFDGKFKDTNFPKLKLVKGSVFINTNSNNMNCNKWTAPENGLSIIRGGKIICISGRKQSTVRLSEDGQILNKDESDVAEETQIKENSGNMGILNNKISISWVIGFAIIAVLLTIPY